In a single window of the Streptomyces sp. NBC_00094 genome:
- the lanM gene encoding type 2 lanthipeptide synthetase LanM, giving the protein MSESMVAIKAFLPFYSHVVPRSAVEKELREPLLRAAVPDRRDSVLDQAHEALLKTVETQSYRILIGEFHAFREQLGLPMESGGDTALRRFTARLEEPGTPDALLEKYPVLRSRLTAMLSHSLDAYREFLTAFADDHPLLADAGLLGEPGDDGRLLSAISPSGSDLHNDNRQVHILHLANGTRLVFKPRPLTADDFVRDLYRAVAPYLEHPLSRCVPRSFTVGTHGWQEFTVPAAMEQADQPDRYFYRIGALAVLFGSIGATDLHDENLLACGEHPCVIDTETMLRPDAGVGDESLPDALMNHTKLSVASTMLVPMVNPTSPVDFIMAGVGVAGDQPSSMTSAVIRDPATDAIAVSREPFNYRQGDNVPRLGETHLIATEWFDAILAGCRAALTALRDGVVTRVLEAHPGVPVRLLLRSTMIYGRFIDASTHPKYLVDPKEAERLFGLLKMHQDYLSPDAQRFAEDAERASLHLGNVPYFVTRGDSDALGTVNGSTPGVYSATALDFARRGVAHNAARTDAYHHFLLEECFGELCGEDTPGGLSASGVFGGHLLAEARPGTWWRAIAGRIAEVRVPVTASGGQEECGWVGGIGPDRDASTITPGNFVSFHDSAGVVSFLNRAAARDESLAGPAGSADRGLTALLAEYGEALLQRPESVFTGAASLLLVRPEDPETASARLAGLLQALQDRAAEGVLETDLSNGPAGLLMVLLDRLRRDGSSFPADATTVERLTDLTLSHLGRERDTHWSDLAHGELGLRWAAARTGSVLGLERTAKEAADWLIGRWERDGVPAEHGWCKGAAGLLLAGSEILAAAGREDWLTESRLADLVGRATALAPGRAVDLSVCHGSSGVVQCLIGAGRTLGRPDLFERAAVHQTEVLGRIREDGYFTGAAGRTSLIGYMLGWAGVGDTDLMVDALLSGADPDGLRLPLELSAPSRS; this is encoded by the coding sequence ATGAGCGAGAGCATGGTGGCCATCAAGGCCTTCCTCCCCTTCTACTCCCATGTGGTCCCCCGCTCCGCGGTCGAGAAGGAGCTGCGCGAGCCGTTGCTGCGGGCTGCCGTCCCGGACCGCCGCGACAGCGTGCTGGACCAGGCCCACGAGGCCCTGCTGAAAACGGTGGAGACGCAGTCCTACCGGATACTCATCGGCGAGTTCCACGCCTTCCGCGAGCAGCTGGGCCTGCCGATGGAGTCCGGCGGCGACACCGCCCTGCGCCGCTTCACGGCCCGTCTGGAGGAGCCCGGCACCCCGGACGCCCTGCTGGAGAAGTACCCGGTGCTGCGGTCGCGACTGACCGCGATGCTGTCCCACTCCCTGGACGCCTACCGCGAGTTCCTCACCGCCTTCGCCGACGACCACCCGCTGCTGGCGGATGCCGGACTGCTCGGCGAGCCGGGCGACGACGGCCGGCTGCTGTCCGCGATCTCACCCAGCGGCTCCGACCTGCACAACGACAACCGTCAGGTACACATCCTCCACCTGGCCAACGGAACCCGGCTGGTGTTCAAGCCGCGGCCGCTCACCGCGGACGACTTCGTCCGCGACCTGTACCGGGCGGTCGCCCCGTACCTGGAGCACCCGCTGTCCCGCTGCGTCCCCCGGTCGTTCACCGTGGGCACGCACGGCTGGCAGGAGTTCACCGTGCCGGCCGCCATGGAACAGGCGGACCAGCCCGACCGCTACTTCTACCGGATCGGCGCGCTGGCGGTGCTGTTCGGCTCCATCGGTGCCACCGACCTGCACGACGAGAACCTGCTGGCCTGCGGCGAGCACCCGTGCGTCATCGACACCGAGACCATGCTCCGGCCGGACGCCGGGGTGGGCGACGAGTCGCTCCCCGACGCGCTGATGAACCACACCAAGCTGTCCGTCGCCTCCACGATGCTGGTGCCGATGGTGAACCCGACCTCGCCGGTCGACTTCATCATGGCGGGCGTCGGCGTGGCGGGCGACCAGCCGTCGTCCATGACCAGCGCCGTGATCCGCGACCCGGCAACGGACGCCATCGCCGTGTCACGGGAGCCTTTCAACTACCGGCAGGGCGACAACGTGCCCCGGCTGGGCGAGACGCACCTGATCGCCACCGAGTGGTTCGACGCCATCCTGGCCGGCTGCCGTGCGGCCCTGACGGCTCTGCGGGACGGCGTCGTCACCCGCGTCCTGGAGGCCCACCCCGGGGTGCCGGTGCGGCTGCTGCTGCGCTCCACCATGATCTACGGTCGCTTCATCGACGCCTCCACCCACCCGAAGTACCTGGTGGACCCCAAGGAGGCCGAGCGGCTGTTCGGACTCCTGAAGATGCACCAGGACTACCTGTCCCCGGATGCGCAGCGCTTCGCGGAGGACGCGGAGCGCGCCTCGCTGCACCTCGGCAACGTGCCGTACTTCGTCACCCGGGGCGACTCCGACGCGCTCGGCACGGTCAACGGGTCGACACCCGGGGTGTATTCGGCGACCGCGCTGGACTTCGCCCGGCGCGGCGTCGCCCACAACGCGGCCCGCACCGACGCCTACCACCACTTCCTGCTGGAGGAGTGCTTCGGCGAGCTGTGCGGCGAGGACACGCCCGGCGGGCTCTCGGCCTCCGGGGTCTTCGGGGGGCACCTGCTGGCCGAGGCCCGTCCCGGCACCTGGTGGCGGGCGATCGCCGGCCGGATCGCCGAGGTGCGGGTGCCGGTCACCGCTTCCGGCGGGCAAGAGGAGTGCGGATGGGTCGGCGGCATCGGCCCGGACCGCGACGCCTCCACCATCACCCCGGGCAACTTCGTCTCCTTCCACGACTCGGCCGGCGTGGTCTCCTTCCTCAACCGTGCCGCCGCCCGCGACGAGAGCCTGGCCGGTCCGGCCGGCAGCGCCGACCGGGGGCTCACCGCCCTGCTCGCCGAGTACGGCGAGGCGCTGCTGCAGCGCCCCGAGTCGGTGTTCACGGGGGCCGCCTCGCTTCTGCTGGTCCGCCCCGAGGACCCGGAGACCGCGTCCGCCCGGCTGGCCGGCCTGCTCCAGGCCCTCCAGGACCGCGCGGCGGAAGGCGTGCTGGAGACCGACCTCTCCAACGGCCCGGCCGGGCTGCTGATGGTCCTGCTCGACCGTCTCCGCCGCGACGGCTCCTCCTTCCCCGCCGACGCCACGACGGTCGAGCGGCTCACCGACCTGACCCTGTCCCACCTGGGCAGGGAGCGGGACACCCACTGGTCGGACCTGGCCCACGGCGAACTGGGACTGCGCTGGGCGGCCGCCCGGACCGGATCCGTCCTGGGACTGGAGCGCACCGCCAAGGAGGCGGCGGACTGGCTGATCGGCCGCTGGGAGCGGGACGGCGTCCCGGCGGAGCACGGCTGGTGCAAGGGCGCTGCCGGCCTCCTGCTGGCCGGCTCGGAGATCCTCGCCGCGGCGGGCCGGGAGGACTGGCTGACCGAGTCCCGGCTGGCCGATCTGGTCGGCCGGGCGACCGCCCTGGCGCCCGGCCGCGCGGTGGACCTCTCCGTCTGCCACGGCAGCAGCGGCGTCGTCCAGTGCCTGATCGGCGCGGGCCGCACCCTGGGACGACCGGACCTGTTCGAGCGGGCCGCCGTCCATCAGACCGAGGTCCTCGGCCGGATCCGCGAGGACGGCTACTTCACCGGCGCGGCCGGCCGGACCTCACTGATCGGATACATGCTCGGCTGGGCCGGCGTGGGTGACACCGACCTGATGGTCGATGCCCTGCTCAGCGGCGCGGACCCGGACGGTCTGCGCCTCCCGCTGGAACTGTCGGCGCCTTCCCGGAGCTGA
- a CDS encoding class II lanthipeptide, LchA2/BrtA2 family — protein sequence MEKMQADVLGGYDEFELVEMGEADVYGGTTWSCAIVTAVATLVSASACPTTKCTSQC from the coding sequence ATGGAGAAGATGCAGGCCGACGTCCTCGGCGGGTACGACGAGTTCGAGCTCGTCGAGATGGGCGAGGCGGACGTGTACGGCGGTACGACCTGGAGCTGCGCCATCGTCACCGCCGTGGCGACCCTGGTGTCCGCCTCCGCCTGCCCGACCACCAAGTGCACCAGCCAGTGCTGA
- a CDS encoding DUF5133 domain-containing protein, with product MAATPCSARDAKRILEAAADLALLAVDDLATVMIAGATGRPVPARVERALARAVEAARLSPASAAGPTALTPSRERTERVLARLRACRARLESTPEDPAAVREMDDAAYTLCVLMGRATTHEAVLAAERRLAAAA from the coding sequence ATGGCTGCGACTCCGTGCTCGGCACGGGACGCGAAGCGGATCCTGGAGGCCGCGGCCGACCTCGCCCTCCTCGCCGTCGACGACCTGGCGACCGTGATGATCGCGGGTGCGACCGGCAGACCAGTCCCCGCACGCGTGGAACGCGCCCTGGCGCGCGCCGTCGAGGCCGCCCGTCTCTCACCGGCGTCGGCCGCCGGGCCGACCGCGCTCACACCGAGCCGGGAAAGGACCGAGCGCGTCCTGGCCCGGTTGCGGGCCTGTCGTGCCCGCCTGGAGTCCACCCCCGAGGATCCCGCCGCGGTCCGGGAGATGGACGACGCCGCGTACACCCTGTGCGTGCTGATGGGCCGGGCGACCACCCATGAAGCCGTCCTCGCGGCGGAACGGCGCCTCGCCGCAGCGGCCTGA
- a CDS encoding BTAD domain-containing putative transcriptional regulator, protein MLFRLLGPVRIAGGAETQSAARRALLTALLLRRGQFVGMGELTELLWDDPPSSAVANIRSHLTGLRRGLDSAQPGLSKRLTTSRGAETGYALGVDADELDLSCFLKLARQGKELLAAGDHRAAVGPLDEALALWRGPFGQRLPATRWFHAHTVGLSNTRFEACQDFFTACLLTHRTEMLSYRIETVLAEAPYRQRLWQLLAATYCAQGDVAGALGVIERCRTVFADELGLDVPPGVEAIRAAALTWDTERAHRLVAEMARQ, encoded by the coding sequence ATGCTTTTCCGACTGCTGGGGCCTGTGAGGATCGCGGGCGGTGCCGAGACGCAGTCGGCAGCCCGCCGCGCGCTGCTCACCGCGCTGCTCCTGCGCCGGGGACAGTTCGTCGGCATGGGCGAGCTGACCGAGCTGTTGTGGGACGACCCGCCGAGCTCGGCGGTGGCCAACATCAGGAGCCACCTCACCGGGCTCCGCCGCGGCCTGGACTCCGCACAGCCGGGACTGAGCAAGCGACTGACCACCAGCCGCGGCGCGGAGACCGGGTACGCCCTCGGCGTCGACGCGGACGAACTCGATCTGTCCTGCTTCCTGAAGCTCGCCCGGCAGGGCAAGGAACTGCTCGCCGCGGGCGACCACCGGGCCGCGGTCGGCCCCCTGGACGAGGCCCTCGCCCTGTGGCGCGGCCCGTTCGGCCAACGGCTTCCGGCCACCCGGTGGTTCCACGCGCATACCGTGGGCCTCAGCAACACCCGTTTCGAGGCCTGCCAGGACTTCTTCACCGCCTGCCTGCTGACCCATCGGACCGAGATGCTGTCGTACCGCATCGAGACCGTGCTGGCCGAGGCCCCCTACCGGCAGCGGCTGTGGCAGTTACTCGCCGCCACCTACTGCGCGCAGGGCGACGTGGCCGGCGCGCTGGGCGTGATCGAGCGATGTCGGACCGTCTTCGCCGACGAACTGGGCCTGGACGTCCCTCCCGGCGTCGAGGCCATCCGGGCCGCCGCGCTCACCTGGGACACGGAGCGGGCGCACCGCCTGGTGGCCGAGATGGCGCGCCAGTGA
- a CDS encoding LLM class flavin-dependent oxidoreductase, which produces MRHSILLPVNATRPEQVIPFANLVKWGGAARLWQGQGLVLDSHQIVSWLAGSGIRVPAGFGVSLMPYRSPYNAAIEARSVALATGHEVVAGYGPGSLAAQTCAMGRPYPSQLTACREYVTIVRDLLDGGISDREGEIFSAKAQLMPFHKPEVSLGLGVLRERMAELAGELADVAITWMASAAYLEEFLIPALRSAKERRPEQPVKVTAYVPVALAGPDRDMAKLLRATCGGHIQFPHYQAVLRRAGIQVTGDGGPDDVRALVDGGIFLYGTAEEIHQRLDAYRALGVDEVVLNVTGVGAVHGPRAAASDLYEILKAAP; this is translated from the coding sequence ATGCGGCACTCGATCCTCCTCCCCGTCAACGCCACCCGCCCCGAGCAGGTGATCCCCTTCGCCAATCTCGTCAAATGGGGTGGCGCGGCCCGGCTGTGGCAGGGCCAGGGTCTCGTCCTGGACAGCCATCAGATCGTGAGCTGGTTGGCCGGCTCCGGAATCAGGGTGCCCGCCGGGTTCGGGGTGTCGCTGATGCCCTACCGCTCGCCGTACAACGCGGCGATCGAGGCCCGGTCCGTGGCGCTGGCCACCGGGCACGAGGTGGTGGCCGGCTACGGCCCGGGCTCGCTCGCCGCGCAGACCTGCGCCATGGGACGGCCCTACCCCAGTCAGCTCACCGCCTGCCGGGAGTACGTCACCATCGTCCGGGACCTGCTGGACGGCGGGATCAGCGACCGCGAGGGGGAGATCTTCTCCGCCAAGGCGCAGCTCATGCCGTTCCACAAGCCGGAGGTGTCGCTGGGCCTCGGCGTCCTGCGGGAGCGGATGGCCGAACTCGCGGGAGAACTCGCCGATGTGGCCATCACCTGGATGGCCTCGGCGGCGTACCTCGAGGAGTTCCTGATCCCGGCTCTGCGGAGCGCGAAGGAGCGGCGTCCGGAGCAGCCGGTCAAGGTCACCGCCTATGTTCCGGTGGCACTGGCCGGCCCCGACCGGGACATGGCGAAACTGCTGCGGGCGACCTGCGGAGGGCACATCCAGTTCCCCCACTACCAGGCCGTCCTGCGGCGGGCCGGGATCCAGGTCACCGGCGACGGCGGACCCGACGACGTCCGCGCCCTGGTGGACGGCGGGATCTTCCTCTACGGGACGGCCGAGGAGATCCACCAGCGGCTGGACGCCTACCGGGCGCTCGGCGTGGACGAGGTGGTCCTCAACGTCACCGGGGTCGGCGCGGTGCACGGACCCCGGGCCGCCGCGTCCGACCTCTACGAGATTCTGAAGGCCGCACCGTGA
- a CDS encoding peptidase domain-containing ABC transporter, whose protein sequence is MPAVTQVAQTECGLCCCVSLLRYYGRDEGISEVREDMDAGRDGLSARQLARFLESRGMRSRLLSARSIAALTRFDSPVILFWDDHHFVVLESFDGEQAVVMDPAVGRRRMTSDELARHFSGVVLTAEPGPAFRRLRRRPFADWRTMPLLPEGAGRRMAGVGALSLAAYAAVLGIPLLTEWSVDRFSGWTELGDHLWVIGMVVGAAVGYYLLHLLRILLLSSLVSALGRHLMDHAFTRLLLLPYRFFTTRQPGELLFRLGSVNAVRDMLSSRVAQGVLDVGTMVCVSGYLLHVEWRLGLMALALVLANAGYLAATRLRVLEAVDMEITHLGRSQSLQLDAIVSIPTIKMGGYADQYLDTWRETYAASLDAMKARMRLQQGQVTGVAATIQMFGPLLLLLASLYFVGRGTISIGGAIAVQTVAATYFAISTSVFQAYAEFTETSRYMSRLSDITRTEPEGPGGDRKELASASVQLDQVSFRYTRHSEPVVRDVTMDIPAGARVALVGASGSGKSTLARIVCGLHEPTSGSVRFGGLDAGEYDRDSLRRVIGYIPQEVHLHNRSILENLTLGQDIPEETVREFCREAGILDFLDDLPMGLQTLVAEMGSNFSGGQRQRLAIVRTLLQRPSILVMDEATASLDTVNERRVTRLIEGIGATQIVIAHRLSTIESADLIYVFDQGRIVEQGTHSELMDGGSVYRDLYAATADGAGRTAELLVEGAGA, encoded by the coding sequence GTGCCGGCCGTCACCCAGGTCGCCCAGACCGAGTGCGGTCTGTGCTGCTGCGTGTCCCTGCTCCGTTACTACGGGCGGGACGAAGGCATCTCCGAGGTCCGCGAGGACATGGACGCGGGACGGGACGGCCTGAGCGCCCGGCAGCTCGCGCGGTTCCTGGAGTCCCGCGGCATGCGGAGCCGGCTGCTGAGCGCCCGGAGCATCGCAGCGCTCACCCGGTTCGACTCGCCCGTGATCCTTTTCTGGGACGATCACCACTTCGTGGTCCTGGAGAGCTTCGACGGCGAGCAGGCCGTCGTCATGGACCCGGCCGTCGGCCGCCGCCGGATGACCTCGGACGAACTCGCCCGGCACTTCAGCGGCGTGGTCCTCACCGCCGAGCCCGGGCCCGCGTTCCGCCGGCTGCGCCGCCGGCCATTCGCCGACTGGCGGACGATGCCCCTGCTGCCCGAGGGCGCGGGGCGCCGGATGGCCGGTGTCGGCGCGCTGTCGCTGGCCGCCTACGCCGCGGTGCTGGGGATCCCGCTGCTCACCGAATGGTCCGTGGACCGGTTCTCCGGCTGGACGGAGCTCGGCGACCATCTGTGGGTCATCGGCATGGTGGTCGGCGCCGCCGTCGGCTACTACCTGCTGCATCTCCTGAGGATCCTGCTGCTGTCCTCGCTGGTGTCGGCGCTCGGGCGGCATCTGATGGACCACGCCTTCACCCGGCTGCTGTTGCTGCCGTACCGGTTCTTCACCACCCGTCAGCCCGGCGAGCTGCTCTTCCGGCTCGGCAGCGTCAACGCCGTCCGCGACATGCTCTCCTCCCGGGTCGCCCAGGGCGTGCTGGACGTCGGCACCATGGTCTGCGTCAGCGGCTACCTGCTGCACGTGGAATGGCGGCTCGGGCTGATGGCGCTCGCCCTGGTGCTGGCCAACGCCGGCTATCTGGCCGCCACCCGACTGCGGGTGCTCGAGGCGGTCGACATGGAGATCACCCACCTGGGCAGGAGCCAGTCGCTGCAGCTGGACGCCATCGTCTCCATCCCGACCATCAAGATGGGGGGCTACGCCGACCAGTACCTGGACACCTGGCGCGAGACCTACGCCGCCTCCCTCGACGCGATGAAAGCGCGGATGCGGCTGCAGCAGGGCCAGGTGACCGGTGTGGCGGCCACCATCCAGATGTTCGGGCCGCTGCTCCTGCTGCTCGCCAGCCTCTACTTCGTCGGCAGGGGAACCATCAGCATCGGCGGGGCGATCGCGGTGCAGACCGTCGCCGCCACCTACTTCGCGATCTCCACCTCGGTGTTCCAGGCGTACGCGGAGTTCACCGAGACCAGCCGCTACATGTCCCGTCTGAGCGACATCACCCGCACCGAGCCCGAGGGCCCCGGCGGCGACCGCAAGGAGCTGGCGTCCGCTTCCGTCCAACTGGACCAGGTGTCCTTCCGCTACACCCGGCACAGCGAACCGGTGGTCCGCGACGTCACCATGGACATCCCGGCCGGCGCCCGGGTCGCCCTGGTGGGCGCCTCCGGGTCGGGCAAGAGCACCCTGGCCCGGATCGTCTGCGGCCTGCACGAACCCACCTCCGGCTCGGTCCGCTTCGGCGGTCTGGACGCCGGCGAGTACGACCGGGACTCCCTGCGCCGAGTGATCGGCTACATCCCGCAGGAGGTCCACCTGCACAACCGGTCGATCCTGGAGAACCTCACCCTGGGCCAGGACATCCCCGAGGAGACCGTCCGGGAGTTCTGCCGCGAGGCCGGCATCCTGGACTTCCTCGACGACCTGCCGATGGGTCTGCAGACCCTGGTCGCCGAGATGGGCTCCAACTTCTCCGGGGGGCAGCGGCAGCGGCTGGCGATCGTGCGCACCCTCCTGCAACGGCCGTCCATCCTCGTCATGGACGAGGCCACCGCCTCCCTGGACACGGTCAACGAACGCCGGGTGACCCGGCTGATCGAGGGAATCGGCGCCACCCAGATCGTCATCGCTCACCGCCTGTCGACGATCGAGTCCGCCGACCTCATCTACGTGTTCGACCAGGGGCGGATCGTCGAGCAAGGAACACATTCGGAACTCATGGACGGAGGCAGCGTGTACCGGGACCTGTACGCGGCGACAGCCGATGGGGCCGGCCGGACGGCCGAACTGCTGGTGGAAGGTGCCGGGGCATGA
- a CDS encoding DUF6131 family protein → MILVGVILLVIGFLIGSSVLWTIGIVLAVVGAVLWILGSVGHAVGGRRHYW, encoded by the coding sequence ATGATCCTCGTCGGAGTCATTCTGCTCGTCATCGGCTTCCTCATCGGCAGCTCCGTCCTGTGGACCATCGGGATCGTCCTTGCCGTCGTCGGCGCCGTCCTCTGGATCCTCGGATCCGTCGGCCACGCCGTGGGCGGCCGGCGCCACTATTGGTAG
- a CDS encoding helix-turn-helix transcriptional regulator, with protein MHHMAVLGLTAAEEELYRHLLRNPGVELDEVHVLLRQEPFTLDAAVRRLRELHVIREDDGKAWPHKPDLVVNRLAQQRLEEFYNTIRTLSDLKPIVDSLARDARDQGPNSEHAPVERLMGLSAIRERLDELAFFARTEVLASEPYDALSLENIKHSRPLDLRCLRRGVVLRNLVRASAVTDDTTRAYLQELTAAGARIRVVEDLSELMIVYDHHTTLVPVDPKNTSKGALCSSEEGIVTTVVNNFERLWAGAEEFTDLVGQGDDASGDPELTDLQVQVLRAMCTVGKDETGARQVGTALRTYRRHISELMRLLGAENRAHAALLARERGWV; from the coding sequence GTGCACCACATGGCGGTCCTTGGTCTCACTGCGGCGGAAGAGGAGCTCTACCGGCACCTGCTGCGCAACCCCGGCGTCGAACTCGACGAAGTGCACGTCCTGTTGAGACAGGAACCCTTCACCTTGGACGCGGCGGTACGTCGGCTGCGCGAACTGCACGTCATCCGCGAGGACGACGGCAAGGCGTGGCCGCACAAGCCGGACCTGGTGGTCAACCGGCTGGCCCAGCAGCGCCTGGAGGAGTTCTACAACACCATCCGCACGCTGTCCGACCTGAAACCCATCGTGGACTCCCTGGCGCGTGACGCGCGCGACCAGGGCCCGAACTCCGAACACGCCCCGGTGGAACGGCTGATGGGGTTATCGGCCATCCGTGAACGTCTGGACGAACTGGCATTCTTCGCCCGTACGGAGGTTCTGGCCTCCGAGCCTTACGACGCGCTCTCCCTGGAGAACATCAAGCACTCCCGCCCGCTCGACCTGCGCTGTCTGCGCCGTGGCGTCGTCCTGCGCAACCTGGTCCGCGCCTCCGCGGTGACGGACGACACCACGCGGGCCTACCTCCAGGAACTGACCGCCGCCGGGGCCCGGATCCGGGTGGTCGAGGACCTGAGCGAGCTGATGATCGTGTACGACCACCACACCACGCTGGTGCCGGTGGACCCGAAGAACACCTCCAAGGGCGCCCTCTGCTCGAGCGAGGAGGGGATCGTCACCACCGTCGTCAACAATTTCGAGCGTCTGTGGGCGGGGGCCGAGGAGTTCACCGACCTGGTCGGGCAGGGGGACGACGCGTCGGGCGATCCCGAACTGACCGATCTGCAAGTACAGGTGCTGCGGGCGATGTGCACGGTCGGCAAGGACGAGACCGGCGCCCGCCAGGTGGGCACCGCACTGCGTACCTACCGCCGCCACATATCGGAGCTGATGCGGCTCCTCGGTGCGGAGAACCGCGCCCATGCGGCGTTGCTGGCCCGAGAACGAGGGTGGGTCTGA
- a CDS encoding helix-turn-helix transcriptional regulator encodes MQILGITPAEEQTYRHLLRHPGSGVAEIVAAPWHPSGAGAAAVGRLKALGAVVESDGALWPEEPKVVVGLLAERLLAELHTITRSLAQVYTVVRSLEDEAAAVGLPEEGDTPPPDSRLVERITDPTALRARVEALALSTRSEVLAGGLCEEVDRRVLRLTLPLGLRMLGRGVTVRLLVRQSMLADPVVVAHLGRLADAGARVRVLSSSDSPMAVCDGGTALVPVEPSDIAKGAFVTAEPGMVSTVVNHFERLWADAREFGDG; translated from the coding sequence ATGCAGATCCTGGGAATCACCCCCGCGGAGGAGCAGACGTACCGCCACCTGTTGAGGCATCCCGGCAGCGGCGTCGCCGAGATCGTTGCCGCGCCTTGGCACCCGTCCGGGGCCGGTGCGGCTGCCGTCGGGCGACTGAAGGCTCTGGGCGCCGTCGTCGAGAGCGACGGAGCGCTGTGGCCGGAAGAGCCGAAGGTGGTGGTGGGCCTGCTGGCCGAGCGGCTGCTGGCCGAGCTGCACACCATCACCCGCAGCCTTGCCCAGGTCTACACGGTGGTGCGCTCCCTGGAGGACGAGGCGGCCGCCGTCGGCCTGCCCGAGGAGGGTGACACGCCTCCGCCGGACAGCCGGCTGGTGGAGCGGATCACCGATCCCACCGCGTTGCGGGCGAGGGTGGAGGCCCTCGCCCTGAGCACCCGCTCCGAGGTGCTGGCGGGTGGGCTCTGCGAGGAGGTCGACCGCCGGGTCCTCCGGCTGACGTTGCCGCTGGGCCTGCGGATGCTGGGTCGCGGCGTCACCGTGCGGCTCCTGGTGCGGCAGTCCATGCTCGCCGACCCGGTGGTCGTCGCCCACCTGGGCCGGCTGGCCGACGCGGGCGCTCGGGTGCGGGTGCTGTCCTCCTCGGACAGCCCGATGGCGGTGTGCGACGGCGGGACCGCGCTGGTGCCGGTCGAGCCCTCGGACATCGCCAAGGGCGCGTTCGTCACGGCTGAACCCGGCATGGTGAGCACGGTCGTCAACCACTTCGAGCGGCTTTGGGCGGACGCCCGGGAATTCGGGGACGGCTGA
- a CDS encoding PQQ-binding-like beta-propeller repeat protein, with the protein MATRTTDDTGAGRVWRLSGRQGTGRLRPLLAAVTALLVAGLAAGCSALGGSLRVVWEAPVDSSAMNYGNGAWLVGDTLVRSRHDAVTAFDAGTGKGRWEYAPPGQEHICAVSRRTAGSVVLIARGSMADAGCSTVAALDLTTGRERWHTPRTPGGDLTETFTDMVAVGGGIAVLRDADDMWALDDDLWTPDARPAVSGTKALRAFDLRTGAPRWTAAVPEGCVPEQVAAGERQVVAVLACAHTELRLAAFDPADGRQRWTAPLGGRTTPAPDGQVTLLSAEPAVVRTGGTTEGRPGAFLAFGEGGKAAGRIETTGGYGTVQAHTPALVAVADGRLYLGAESREREAYRDRVVAFDLTSGSQVWLEDVAVAGGLRALDVTGGRVTVLADRGSRHDGLDDLRVLDAATGDEKESIDTGLDVDRAQGELADLLVYEDLVVAVRQGSGARPFSVYARE; encoded by the coding sequence ATGGCAACGCGCACGACCGACGACACGGGGGCGGGGCGGGTGTGGCGGCTGTCGGGCCGTCAGGGAACGGGGCGGCTCCGCCCCCTCCTCGCGGCCGTCACCGCGCTCCTCGTCGCCGGCCTCGCTGCGGGCTGCTCCGCCCTCGGGGGCTCGCTGCGCGTCGTCTGGGAGGCCCCGGTCGACAGCAGCGCCATGAACTACGGCAACGGGGCCTGGCTGGTCGGCGACACGCTCGTCCGCAGCCGTCATGACGCGGTCACCGCCTTCGACGCGGGGACAGGGAAGGGCCGCTGGGAGTACGCCCCACCCGGACAGGAACACATCTGCGCCGTCAGCCGCCGCACGGCCGGCTCCGTCGTCCTGATCGCCCGGGGGAGCATGGCGGACGCGGGCTGCTCGACCGTCGCCGCGCTGGACCTCACGACCGGCCGCGAACGATGGCACACGCCCCGTACCCCGGGAGGGGACCTGACCGAGACGTTCACCGACATGGTCGCCGTCGGGGGTGGGATCGCGGTCCTGCGGGACGCCGACGACATGTGGGCCCTCGACGACGACCTGTGGACCCCCGACGCCCGGCCCGCCGTCTCCGGAACGAAGGCCCTGCGCGCCTTCGACCTGCGGACCGGCGCCCCGCGCTGGACAGCGGCCGTACCCGAGGGCTGCGTGCCCGAGCAGGTCGCCGCCGGAGAGCGGCAGGTCGTCGCCGTACTCGCCTGTGCCCACACCGAACTGCGGCTCGCCGCGTTCGACCCGGCCGACGGCCGACAGCGGTGGACCGCACCCCTCGGCGGCCGGACGACGCCCGCACCGGACGGGCAGGTGACCCTGCTGTCCGCCGAGCCGGCGGTCGTGCGGACCGGCGGGACGACAGAGGGCCGGCCAGGCGCCTTCCTCGCCTTCGGCGAGGGCGGGAAGGCCGCCGGGCGGATCGAGACCACCGGCGGATACGGAACGGTCCAGGCGCACACGCCGGCCCTCGTGGCCGTCGCGGACGGGCGGCTCTATCTCGGCGCCGAGAGCAGGGAGCGCGAGGCGTACCGGGACCGCGTGGTCGCCTTCGACCTCACGAGCGGCAGCCAGGTCTGGCTGGAGGACGTGGCCGTCGCGGGCGGTCTGCGCGCCCTCGACGTGACCGGCGGCCGAGTGACCGTCCTCGCCGACCGCGGCTCCCGGCACGACGGCCTCGACGACCTGCGGGTGCTCGACGCCGCCACCGGAGACGAGAAGGAGAGCATCGACACCGGTCTCGACGTGGACCGGGCACAGGGCGAGCTGGCGGACCTGCTCGTGTACGAGGACCTGGTCGTCGCCGTGCGGCAGGGTTCGGGGGCGCGCCCCTTCTCGGTGTACGCGCGCGAGTGA